TCGGGAAAACGATCGTTGGGATGGAGTTCTCCGTTGGCGTCGCGGGTGCCCTGCCAGGTGTCGTCGACGTTGACGTAGATGTACCCGGCGTCGCGCATGCCGGTGGAGACGATGAGATCAGCTGCGGTTCGGACGTCCGCGTCGGTGACATGCTCTGCGAAGTGATTCCAGCTATTCCAGCCCATTGGTGGGGTTGCGGCGAGAGTGGACTGGCCGCGCAGGGTTGGCGACTGCCCGATACAGAGAAGAACGAACGGGATCAGGACTGCTTTGCGAAGAACCATCGGTTGCCTCCGAGAACTAGAGAAGCATATACCGCCGGACGGTTTTCTCTTGCGCAGACAGTCTTTGGTTGTCGGGATCTCGATGGGTCTTTGGCGAATTGAGCTTCGGGCGAGGAGGTTGAAGGTCAGCTTCGGACTCTTCTGCGGACGAGTGACAGAGTTCCGGTGAGACCGGTCGCGAGGAGGACGAGAGTGTTGGGCTCTGGCACCGCAGGCGGCGGGGTGAGATCGGTGATGGTGATGGCGGATGGGCCGCCGGTTGCGTCGAGGAAGGTCTGGGTGGTGACGGTGCCGTTGGTGTTCAGGTTGAGGAGGCCGAGGAAGCCGTCGGGATTTGCGGTGAGGATGGGCGCCATATTGTCGTCGAAGAGGCTGATGGCGAAGGTGCTGCCAGAGAGTGAGGTGCCGTTGGGGGAGTCGACTGCGGGACCGCTGAGCCCGACGGTGAAGGTGATGGGAACACCGGCTGAGGGCAGATAGATGCTGCCGAAGGCGTCGTTGTAGGGGGTTTGGTTGTCGAAGCTGATGTCGGTGGGGCCACCGCCGAAGCCATCGGAGACGTCTCCGGTGAGGGAAAAGCCGTAGTTGATGCAGCAGGTGGGCACGGAGGCGTCTGCGTAGGCGAGTTGCGTGCCGGGAAGCTGGCCGGGGTTGAACTGCAGATCGAGGAAGTACTCGAACTGGTCGCCGCTGGGGAGGGTTGAGGTGTCGATGGAGATGGAGTAGGTGTCCGCGTGAGCCGAAGGGGCGCAAGAGAGGATGAGGACGGCAAGGAGAGCGGCTGTATGGGCGAGGAAGCTGCGTGGGGTCTTGGTGGCTGAGGCGGTTTTCATGTCAGAGCGCTCCCGTGTAAGCGACGAGGGTGTAGGTGATGCTGGCGTTGAAGGGGTTGTTGAAACGGACGAGGATCTGCGCGGATTTGCCCGGGAGGAGTCCGCCGGGGATGGTGAAGAAGCCTTCGTTCTTTGGAACTGTGGGATTGGCGAGTGTGATGGTTGCGGGCAGGTTGGTGAATCCGATCTGGAGGGGGCCCGCGATGGCAGAGCTGCCGGTATTTGTGACGGTGAGGGTTCCGCTGTAGGTGTTGGTGACGCGGCTATAGACGAAGCCGGTGCTGGTGAAGTGGAGCTTCGCGGTGACGTTGGGGAAGGTGATGAGATCGAAGCGCGGGGAGGTGCTGGGCTTGTAGTCGGTCGATCCGGAGTAGTGGGCTGTCACGACGTGATCGGTGTCGGGCTGGAGGGGGATGTTGTCGATGGTGGCTTGTTTGGTGTGCTCGACGAGCTGAGTGAAGACGGTGGTAGAGAGGTTGTTGTTGTAGAGAAGGGACGCTACGTCGGGGATGCCGTCGCCGTTGTAGTCTCCGAGGGTGAAGCCCTGATAGGACAAGGTGTTTTGCGAGATGGGCGGCGAGGTGAAGCTGCCGTTGCCGTTGCCGAGAAGGATCTTCAGATTTGCGGGTGAGGCGATGAGGACGTCTTCCTTTCCGTCGCCGTTGAAGTCGGCTGCGGCTATTTGATAGGGCGTGGCGCCGGACAGGGAGATGGGAGCTTTGAGAGCGAAGGTGCCGTCGCCGTTGCCGGTGAGGAGGTCGAGGGTGCTGTCGCTGTTGGCGACGATGAGATCGGGGATGCCGTCGTCGTTGAAGTCGGCTACGTCAAGCGAGTTGACGTAGTGCGGGTAGGGAATGGAGGACTTGAGAGTGAAGGTGCCGTCGCCGTTGCCGGTGTAGATGAGGATGGGATAGATGCCGGGCGAGGTGTAGTTCTCGGAGGTGGTGATGAGGTCAGGGATGCCGTCGCCGTTGAGGTCGCGAAGTACGGTGGGGGGCCAGGTGATGAAGCTGGATGCAGGGACCGAGAGTGTGAAGGTGCCATCGCCTTTGCCGAGGAGAATAGCCGGATTGCTGAAGCTCTGGCTTCCGGAGAGCATGAGGTCGGGGATGCCGTCGCCATTGATGTCGGCTACAAGAACGGGTGGGCCGACGCAGGAGGGGATGGAAGTTGGGGTCTGGGCGGTGAAGGTGCCGTCGCCTTTGCCGAGCATGGGAGTGATGCTGCAGGAGAAGGCGTCGTAGACGGCGAGGTCGAGGATGCCGTCGCCGTTGAAGTCTCCGGAGGCGAAGGCGGGGGGGAACTCGGTGGTAAGGGGGACGGTGGTGGAGCGGAAGGTGCCGTCGCCGTTGCTGAGGAGGGTGACGAGGTTGCTGGTGCCGAGATTTATGTCTTGGTTAGCGTCGTAGGCGAGGGTGACGAGATCGGCGAGGCCGTCGTCGTTGAAGTCGCCGGAGAGGACCTGGAGGAATGAGTTGGTGTAGGTGGCGAGGGTGAAGGGAGAGAGCTGCGCCTTTGTGGGCAGGGCGTTGATGGAGGTGGTGCCGAGGGTGAGGGGGGTGCCGTTGTGGACGACGTCGGAGAAGGAGACCGTGCCGGTGAGGGGTGAGGTGCCGAGACCGCCGACGGTGGCGGAGAGGTTGTAGCGGCCGGTGGAGGGAGTGGTTGCTGTGACTGGGCCGATGGAGGATTCGCTGAGGCCGGTGATGGTGAGGGGCTGAGCGGCAGAGGTGCTGGGCTCGCGGGGGACGAGGCTGTGAGGCGTTCCCTGGAAGACAGCTTTGAGGCTGTAGGTGTTGGGACTGAGGCGGAGGTGCAGCTTTGCGGTGCCGGCGGAGGTGAGCTGGGCGGTGCCGAGGATGGCGGCGTCCTCGCAGTGGGCGGCGTTGGCGTTACAGAAGAGGACGAGGCCGGGATGGACGGGAGAGCCGGCGGAGGTGACTCTCGCGGTGAGGACGATGGCTGTGTTGGTTCCGGCGGTGGAAGGGGAGATGGTGAGGGCGGTTTGGGTGGGTGTGGGCGCCTGTGCGTGGAGCGTGGCCAGGAGAGCGAGGGTGATGGCGGATGTGCGAGAGAGCGACTTCCAGAGTGGTCTCATGATGACTCCTCGGCAACAGCAGACGAGCGAAGGAGATGCAGGTGGAATAGGACGGTTGCTGGTTTGGGCCGGTCGGTGGTCCCGATCGGGATGCTTGTGTCTCCTCGAGAGAGCAAATCTCGAATTCTGGAGGTGCAGACACGGTAGCACGGGAGGGTGAGCTTCGCGTCATGCTCTTTAGATTTAGTTCTGACTACGGTGGTAGAGAAGGCGGGTTCTCCACTGCGCAGGTCACGGTGAGACTGTGCGGCTTCGGTGGGAGGGCAATTTGTTTGGTGGAAATCCGGGTATTGAGGAGTGCGATGGCGCTCAGGCTAGTTGCTGCTCTTCGAGGGTGAGGGAGAGTTCTTCCCATTCGGTGAGGAGGCTGGTGCGTTTTGTGCGGAGTTCGTCGAGCTCGGCGGCGTCTCTCTGGGATTGATCGGCGGAGGTGAAGTTTCCTAGACGCTCCTCGGCGGCAGCGATGAGGGACTCGAGGCGGGGGATCTCTTCTTCAGCGTGTCGGAGGCGGTCTTCGAGTTGCTTGAGCTTGATTGGGTTGAGGCGTTTGATGTTTGCGTTTAGTACAGGTTCGGTGGTTGGCGCTGGGATTTCGACTACAGGGGAAGGTGTGGGTGTTGCGGCGAGCGAATTTGTGATCTGTTCGGTTACTTTTTCGGGGCCGCCCTGTTTGCGCCAGAGGTAGTCCTCGTAGTTGCCGGGGTAGATGTGGAGGCGGCGGTCTTCGACCTCGAAGACTCGGGTGGCCAGGCCGTCGATGAAGTAGCGGTCGTGCGAGACGAAGAGGACCGTGCCGGTGAAGTTGCGGATGGCGTCGAGGAGAACGTCTTTAGCGCGGAGGTCGAGGTGGTTCGTGGGCTCGTCCAAGAGTAGGAAGTTGGAGGGCGAGACGAGCATCTTGGCCATGGCGTAGCGGTTGCGCTCCCCGCCGGAGAGGACGCCTAGCTTTTTGAAGACGTCGTCGCCGGAGAACATGAAGCAGCCGAGTAGTGATCGGAGTTCGACGACGGGGACTTTGGGTGCGGCTCCGCTGATGTCGTCGAGCATGCCGGCGTTTGGGTCTAGGACTTTGTATTGGTCTTGCGCGAAGAAGTCGGAGAGGACGTTGTGGCCTTCGCGGATGGTTCCTGCGGTGGGCTCTTCCTGACGGCTCAGGAGGCGGATGAGGGTGGATTTGCCTGCGCCGTTTGCGCCTACGAGGGCGATGCGGTCGCCGCGTTCGATGGTGAAGCTTAGGTCGTCGAGGATGAGTTTTTCGCCGCCGGTGGGCGTGGGGTAGATCTTCTTGAGGTTGTTGACTTCGATCACGGTGCGGCCGCTGGCCGGGGGCTGCGGGATGGAGAAGTGGATGGTGGACTCGTCTTCGGGGACCTCGATGCGCTCGATCTTTTCGAGTTCTTTGATGCGGGACTGGACCTGTTTTGCTTTGGTGGCCTGGGCGCGGAAGCGGTTGATGAAGGCTTCGAGGGCTTCGATGCGGTCGCGCTGATTTTTGTAGGCGGACATGAGTTGTGTGCGGCGCTCTTCTTTTTGCGCGACGTACTTCTCGTAGTTGCCGTGGTAGGTGTGCATGCGCTTGTTCCAGAGTTCGACGGTTTTGTTGACGGTGACGTCGAGGAAGTAGCGGTCGTGCGAGATGAGGATGTAGGCGTTGGGGTAGTCGTGGAGGTAGTTTTCGAGCCAGTTGCGGGACTCGATGTCGAGGTGGTTGGTGGGCTCGTCGAGCAGGAGGAGGGATGGTTTTTGCAGGAGGAGCTTGGCGAGGGCGATGCGCATCTGCCAGCCGCCGGAGAACTCTTCGGTGTTGCGGTCCCAGTCTTCTTTGGAGAAGCCGAGGCCGCCGAGGACTGCGCCTACCTGCGAGTCGAGGTTGTAGATGTCGTGGACGTGGAGTTGGTCGGCGATGTCGGAGTAGCGCTCGGCGGCAGTGGCGTACTCTTTCGATTTGGGGTCGGCTTCGGAGAGGACGGTGGTGAGGGCGATGGATTCGCGCTCGAGCTCGTGGAGGTGGTCGAAGACGGAGAGACACTCGGCGAAGACGGTGCGGCCGCGGAGGGCGAGGCCGTCCTGCGGGAGGTAGCCGAGGGTGACGCCCTTGTTGCGGGTGATGGTGCCGTAGTCGAGGGACTCGATGCCGCCTATGATCTTGAGAAGGGTGGACTTGCCGGTGCCGTTGCCGCCGACCAGACCTGTGCGCTCGTCTGGGTTGATGAGCCAGTTCGCGTCTTCGAAGAGGAGTTTTTGGCCGAAGCGTTTGCCGGCTGCTGAGAGTTGGAGCATGTGTTTCTATTTTCTCATTGGAGCGTGAAACGCGTGTGTGTCCTGCCGGACGGGCGCCCTGCGCGGGCGGCGGTCACTTCGTGACTTGTGTACCGGTCTTGGCGGGTCATTTGCACAGGGCCTCCCGTTAGTCGGCACGGAATTTAGTTTGCGACCAGCGGGAGCACCTCGCGAAGCAATTGTGGGTCACGAAGTGA
This Tunturibacter gelidoferens DNA region includes the following protein-coding sequences:
- a CDS encoding ABC-F family ATP-binding cassette domain-containing protein, with the translated sequence MLQLSAAGKRFGQKLLFEDANWLINPDERTGLVGGNGTGKSTLLKIIGGIESLDYGTITRNKGVTLGYLPQDGLALRGRTVFAECLSVFDHLHELERESIALTTVLSEADPKSKEYATAAERYSDIADQLHVHDIYNLDSQVGAVLGGLGFSKEDWDRNTEEFSGGWQMRIALAKLLLQKPSLLLLDEPTNHLDIESRNWLENYLHDYPNAYILISHDRYFLDVTVNKTVELWNKRMHTYHGNYEKYVAQKEERRTQLMSAYKNQRDRIEALEAFINRFRAQATKAKQVQSRIKELEKIERIEVPEDESTIHFSIPQPPASGRTVIEVNNLKKIYPTPTGGEKLILDDLSFTIERGDRIALVGANGAGKSTLIRLLSRQEEPTAGTIREGHNVLSDFFAQDQYKVLDPNAGMLDDISGAAPKVPVVELRSLLGCFMFSGDDVFKKLGVLSGGERNRYAMAKMLVSPSNFLLLDEPTNHLDLRAKDVLLDAIRNFTGTVLFVSHDRYFIDGLATRVFEVEDRRLHIYPGNYEDYLWRKQGGPEKVTEQITNSLAATPTPSPVVEIPAPTTEPVLNANIKRLNPIKLKQLEDRLRHAEEEIPRLESLIAAAEERLGNFTSADQSQRDAAELDELRTKRTSLLTEWEELSLTLEEQQLA
- a CDS encoding FG-GAP repeat domain-containing protein, whose amino-acid sequence is MRPLWKSLSRTSAITLALLATLHAQAPTPTQTALTISPSTAGTNTAIVLTARVTSAGSPVHPGLVLFCNANAAHCEDAAILGTAQLTSAGTAKLHLRLSPNTYSLKAVFQGTPHSLVPREPSTSAAQPLTITGLSESSIGPVTATTPSTGRYNLSATVGGLGTSPLTGTVSFSDVVHNGTPLTLGTTSINALPTKAQLSPFTLATYTNSFLQVLSGDFNDDGLADLVTLAYDANQDINLGTSNLVTLLSNGDGTFRSTTVPLTTEFPPAFASGDFNGDGILDLAVYDAFSCSITPMLGKGDGTFTAQTPTSIPSCVGPPVLVADINGDGIPDLMLSGSQSFSNPAILLGKGDGTFTLSVPASSFITWPPTVLRDLNGDGIPDLITTSENYTSPGIYPILIYTGNGDGTFTLKSSIPYPHYVNSLDVADFNDDGIPDLIVANSDSTLDLLTGNGDGTFALKAPISLSGATPYQIAAADFNGDGKEDVLIASPANLKILLGNGNGSFTSPPISQNTLSYQGFTLGDYNGDGIPDVASLLYNNNLSTTVFTQLVEHTKQATIDNIPLQPDTDHVVTAHYSGSTDYKPSTSPRFDLITFPNVTAKLHFTSTGFVYSRVTNTYSGTLTVTNTGSSAIAGPLQIGFTNLPATITLANPTVPKNEGFFTIPGGLLPGKSAQILVRFNNPFNASITYTLVAYTGAL
- a CDS encoding NF038129 family PEP-CTERM protein, coding for MKTASATKTPRSFLAHTAALLAVLILSCAPSAHADTYSISIDTSTLPSGDQFEYFLDLQFNPGQLPGTQLAYADASVPTCCINYGFSLTGDVSDGFGGGPTDISFDNQTPYNDAFGSIYLPSAGVPITFTVGLSGPAVDSPNGTSLSGSTFAISLFDDNMAPILTANPDGFLGLLNLNTNGTVTTQTFLDATGGPSAITITDLTPPPAVPEPNTLVLLATGLTGTLSLVRRRVRS